The following coding sequences are from one Streptomyces venezuelae window:
- a CDS encoding acyl-CoA thioesterase, translated as MNNPADKLVDLLDLEQIEVNIFRGRSPNESLQRVFGGQVAGQALVAAGRTTEGDRPVHSLHAYFLRPGRPGVPIVYQVERVRDGRSFTTRRVTAVQQGRTIFNLTASFHQPEQGAFEHQLPPRLAAPSPESLPTVAEEIKEHLGTLPEQLERMARRQPFDIRYVDRLRWTAEEIKDAEPRSAVWMRAVGPLGDDPLVHTCALTYASDMTLLDAVRIPVEPLWGPRGFDMASLDHAMWFHRPFRADEWFLYDQESPIVTGGRGLARGRIYDTEGRLLVSVVQEGLFRPYGERHMDSPTSGA; from the coding sequence ATGAACAATCCCGCCGACAAGTTGGTCGACCTGCTGGACCTGGAGCAGATCGAGGTCAACATCTTCCGGGGCCGCAGCCCGAACGAGTCCTTGCAGCGCGTGTTCGGTGGGCAGGTCGCCGGCCAGGCGCTGGTGGCCGCGGGCCGCACCACCGAGGGCGACCGGCCGGTGCACTCACTCCACGCGTACTTCCTGCGCCCGGGGCGTCCGGGTGTGCCGATCGTGTACCAGGTCGAGCGGGTCAGGGACGGGCGTTCTTTCACCACGCGCCGCGTCACCGCCGTCCAGCAGGGCCGCACCATCTTCAACCTCACCGCCTCCTTCCATCAGCCCGAACAGGGCGCCTTCGAACACCAGCTGCCGCCGCGTCTGGCGGCTCCCTCCCCGGAGTCGCTGCCGACGGTCGCCGAGGAGATCAAGGAGCACCTCGGCACGCTCCCCGAGCAGCTGGAACGCATGGCGCGACGCCAGCCCTTCGACATCCGGTATGTCGACCGGCTGCGCTGGACAGCAGAGGAGATCAAGGACGCCGAGCCGCGCAGCGCGGTGTGGATGCGTGCCGTCGGGCCGCTCGGTGACGATCCGCTCGTGCACACCTGTGCGCTGACCTACGCGAGCGACATGACGCTCCTCGACGCGGTCCGCATCCCGGTCGAGCCGCTCTGGGGGCCGCGCGGCTTCGACATGGCGTCCCTCGACCACGCCATGTGGTTCCACCGCCCCTTCCGCGCCGACGAGTGGTTCCTCTACGACCAGGAGTCCCCCATCGTCACGGGGGGCCGTGGCCTCGCCCGGGGCCGTATCTACGACACCGAGGGACGCCTTCTGGTGTCGGTGGTGCAGGAGGGCCTGTTCCGCCCCTACGGAGAGCGCCACATGGACAGCCCGACATCCGGCGCCTGA
- a CDS encoding GTP-binding protein: protein MGSEHSDAMGTDTTAMALKILVAGGFGVGKTTLVGAVSEIRPLRTEELLSEVGQSVDDIEGVDRKTTTTVAMDFGRITIHSGLSLYLFGTPGQDRFWFLWDELSQGALGAVVLADTRRLEDCFPAVDYFEHRRIPFVVAVNCFAHTRTYGAHEVSRALDLDRGTPVVLCDARDRDSGKEVLIRLVEYAGRVHTARLLDSVG, encoded by the coding sequence ATGGGCTCCGAGCACTCTGACGCCATGGGCACCGACACGACGGCCATGGCGCTGAAGATTCTGGTCGCGGGCGGTTTCGGGGTGGGCAAGACCACCTTGGTGGGCGCCGTCAGTGAGATCCGCCCGCTGCGCACCGAGGAACTGCTGAGCGAGGTCGGCCAGTCGGTGGACGACATCGAAGGCGTCGACCGCAAGACCACGACAACCGTGGCCATGGACTTCGGCCGCATCACCATCCACTCCGGCCTGTCGCTCTACCTGTTCGGCACTCCGGGCCAGGACCGGTTCTGGTTCCTGTGGGACGAGTTGTCACAGGGTGCCCTCGGTGCCGTGGTCCTCGCGGACACCCGGCGGCTCGAGGACTGCTTCCCCGCCGTGGACTATTTCGAGCACCGTCGCATCCCGTTCGTCGTGGCAGTCAACTGCTTCGCGCATACGCGTACGTACGGTGCGCACGAAGTGTCACGGGCCTTGGACCTCGACCGCGGAACACCGGTGGTGCTGTGCGACGCCCGGGACCGCGACTCCGGGAAGGAAGTGCTGATACGTCTCGTCGAGTACGCCGGGCGGGTCCATACCGCCCGGCTGCTCGACTCCGTCGGGTGA
- a CDS encoding ABC transporter ATP-binding protein: MTSPHRGPAAMNPASGQLPVADRRQVRRAAVHLIRQDTGAFATMIAFNALAAAAGLTGPWLLGRIINTVKDGGGVDTVDRLALGILAGALAQLLLARHARYLAHRFGERTLARIREQFVDRALALPASIVERAGAGDLTARGTTDVATAGQMLRDTGPDVFVAAVQALFILAAVFLLDPLLGACGVLGLTGIWFATRWYLRRARTAYLEQGAAHSALAEVLAATASGARTVEALRLRERRVADSEAEIERCVSAQDRTLFLRSVLFPSIDISYAVPVVAVLILGGVLHQQGSVSLGTVVAAALYLQQLSQPLDTILQQVERLQASGASFARVEGLAAAPTGPSERSAPAPDPAAAAAPSAGPSPSPDSAPVGDRIEVQGVRFAYGSGGDVLRGVTLSVHPGERLAIVGPSGAGKSTLSRLLAGIDTPLDGTVTVGGVPIADLPPNRLRRQVALVTQEHHVFLGTVRDNLLIAAESATDAELGAALTAVGVDWSDDLPDGLDTELGPGGHQLHGAQAQQLALTRVVLADPHTLILDEATALLDPTTARHTERALAAVLRGRTVIAIAHRLQTAHDADRVAVMQDGRVTELGSHEELVEADGAYAALWHSWHGEQRDSGLGEQRRSGPGSQPDDA, encoded by the coding sequence ATGACGTCGCCCCACCGAGGCCCGGCCGCCATGAACCCCGCGTCCGGTCAGCTGCCCGTGGCCGATCGCCGCCAGGTCCGCCGCGCCGCCGTCCACCTCATACGCCAGGACACCGGCGCGTTCGCCACGATGATCGCGTTCAACGCGCTCGCGGCGGCAGCGGGCCTCACCGGCCCCTGGCTCCTCGGGCGCATCATCAACACGGTCAAGGACGGCGGTGGCGTCGATACAGTGGACCGCTTGGCCCTCGGCATCCTGGCCGGCGCCCTCGCCCAGCTCCTCCTGGCACGCCACGCCCGCTACCTCGCCCACCGCTTCGGCGAGCGGACCCTCGCCCGCATCCGTGAACAGTTCGTCGACCGGGCACTCGCGCTGCCCGCCTCGATCGTGGAACGGGCCGGTGCGGGCGATCTGACGGCCCGCGGCACCACTGACGTCGCGACCGCCGGACAGATGCTGCGCGACACCGGCCCCGACGTGTTCGTCGCCGCGGTGCAGGCGCTCTTCATCCTTGCCGCGGTCTTTCTCCTCGACCCGCTGCTCGGCGCCTGTGGGGTGCTCGGCCTCACAGGCATCTGGTTCGCCACCCGCTGGTACCTGCGCCGTGCCCGCACCGCCTACCTGGAGCAGGGCGCGGCCCACTCCGCACTGGCGGAAGTGCTCGCGGCCACCGCCTCCGGAGCCCGCACCGTCGAGGCCCTGCGGCTGCGCGAGCGCCGTGTCGCGGACAGTGAGGCGGAGATCGAACGGTGCGTCTCCGCCCAGGACCGGACGCTGTTCCTGCGCAGCGTCCTGTTCCCCTCCATCGACATCTCGTACGCGGTCCCGGTCGTCGCCGTGCTGATCCTCGGCGGCGTGCTGCATCAACAGGGGTCTGTGAGTCTTGGCACCGTGGTCGCCGCTGCCCTGTACCTGCAGCAGCTCTCCCAGCCCTTGGACACGATCCTTCAGCAGGTCGAACGGCTCCAGGCCAGCGGCGCGTCCTTCGCGCGCGTCGAAGGACTGGCCGCCGCGCCCACGGGACCTTCCGAGCGCTCCGCTCCGGCTCCGGATCCGGCTGCCGCTGCTGCGCCGTCCGCCGGACCTTCCCCCTCCCCGGACAGCGCCCCTGTTGGCGACCGCATCGAGGTGCAGGGTGTGCGCTTCGCGTACGGCAGCGGGGGCGACGTCCTGCGTGGGGTCACTCTGTCCGTGCATCCCGGCGAGCGACTCGCGATCGTCGGACCGTCGGGGGCGGGAAAGAGCACCCTGAGCCGGCTCCTGGCCGGTATCGACACTCCCCTCGACGGAACGGTGACCGTCGGTGGCGTGCCGATCGCCGACCTGCCCCCGAACCGGCTGCGACGGCAGGTCGCCCTCGTCACCCAGGAGCACCACGTGTTCCTCGGCACTGTCAGGGACAACCTCCTGATAGCGGCGGAGTCCGCCACGGACGCCGAACTCGGAGCAGCCCTCACCGCGGTAGGCGTCGACTGGTCTGATGACCTCCCGGACGGTCTCGACACCGAGCTCGGCCCGGGGGGTCACCAGCTGCACGGAGCGCAGGCGCAGCAATTGGCGCTGACCCGAGTCGTGCTCGCCGACCCGCACACGCTGATCCTCGACGAGGCCACCGCGCTTCTGGACCCGACGACGGCACGGCACACCGAGCGAGCCCTGGCGGCGGTCCTGCGCGGACGCACCGTCATCGCCATCGCCCACCGTCTGCAGACGGCCCACGACGCGGACCGGGTGGCGGTGATGCAGGACGGCCGGGTGACCGAGCTGGGCTCCCACGAGGAGCTCGTCGAGGCCGACGGCGCCTACGCCGCGCTGTGGCACTCCTGGCACGGCGAACAGCGGGACTCCGGCCTCGGCGAACAGCGGCGCTCCGGGCCCGGCAGCCAGCCAGACGACGCATGA
- a CDS encoding PPOX class F420-dependent oxidoreductase codes for MAQKMTDDQWRAFVSRGTRTGKLSTVRADGSPHVAPIWFLLDGDDLVFNTGKETVKGRNLARDGRMALCVDDDQPPFAFVVLQGHAELSEDLDQVQHWAGRLGARYMGEDRADEFARRNGVPGELLVRVRIDKVLAYAGVSD; via the coding sequence ATGGCACAGAAGATGACCGATGACCAATGGCGGGCCTTCGTCTCGCGCGGCACGCGCACCGGCAAGCTCTCCACCGTCCGGGCCGACGGCAGCCCGCACGTCGCGCCGATCTGGTTCCTCCTCGACGGTGACGATCTCGTCTTCAACACCGGCAAGGAAACCGTCAAGGGCCGCAACCTCGCGAGGGACGGGCGGATGGCCCTGTGCGTCGACGACGATCAGCCGCCATTCGCCTTCGTCGTCCTGCAAGGGCACGCGGAGCTGAGCGAGGATCTCGACCAGGTTCAACACTGGGCGGGACGGCTCGGCGCCCGCTACATGGGCGAGGACCGCGCCGATGAGTTCGCCAGGCGCAACGGCGTTCCGGGAGAGCTCCTGGTCCGCGTGCGCATCGACAAAGTACTCGCGTACGCAGGCGTCTCCGACTGA
- a CDS encoding tetratricopeptide repeat protein codes for MLSEAVRLREAGRREEARERLVALSAALPLDAEVAYQAAWVHDTLGLEAEAVPYYERALSGSALAGDDRRGALLGLGSTYRILGRHEEAVATLTTGVAEFPDDNGLKAFLAMALYNTGRTHDAMQLLLTLLVTTTADPELAAYRPAIEEYAKDLDATME; via the coding sequence TTGTTGTCGGAGGCCGTGCGGCTTCGTGAAGCGGGTCGGCGTGAGGAGGCCAGGGAGCGACTCGTCGCTCTCTCCGCCGCGCTGCCCCTGGATGCGGAGGTCGCGTACCAGGCTGCGTGGGTCCACGACACGCTGGGTCTGGAGGCCGAGGCGGTGCCGTACTACGAGCGCGCGCTCAGCGGATCGGCCCTGGCGGGCGACGACCGCCGCGGAGCACTTCTGGGTCTGGGCAGCACCTATCGGATCCTCGGACGTCATGAGGAGGCCGTTGCCACTCTTACCACCGGCGTGGCCGAGTTCCCCGACGACAACGGGCTCAAGGCGTTCCTGGCCATGGCCCTGTACAACACCGGTCGCACGCACGACGCGATGCAGCTGCTTCTGACGCTGCTCGTCACCACGACCGCAGACCCGGAGCTCGCGGCTTACCGCCCGGCGATCGAGGAGTACGCCAAGGACCTGGACGCGACAATGGAATGA
- a CDS encoding DEAD/DEAH box helicase, giving the protein MAVARPISLGLTPRRRHSVAFVIFVGTSGSLIGWEGRQDGGVTLIDQLPPDADPDALFEAFSSWAEDQGITLYPAQEEALIEVVSGANVILSTPTGSGKSLVAAGAHFTALAQDKVTFYTAPIKALVSEKFFDLCKLFGTENVGMLTGDASVNSDAPVICCTAEVLASIALRDGKDADIGQVVMDEFHFYAEPDRGWAWQIPLLELPQAQFILMSATLGDVSMFEKDLTRRTGRPTSVVRSATRPVPLSYEYRLTPITETITELLETRQAPVYIVHFTQAQAVERAQSLMSINMCTREEKDKIADLIGNFRFTTKFGRNLSRYVRHGIGVHHAGMLPKYRRLVEKLAQAGLLKVICGTDTLGVGVNVPIRTVLFTALTKYDGNRVRTLRAREFHQIAGRAGRAGFDTAGFVVAQAPEHVIENEKALAKAGDDAKKRRKVVRKKAPEGFVAWSESTFEKLIASEPEPLTSRFRVTHTMLLSVIARPGNAFEAMRHLLEDNHEPRKQQLRHIRRAIAIYRSLLDGGVVEKLDEPDSTGRIVRLTVDLQQDFALNQPLSTFALAAFEVLDPESPSYALDMVSVVESTLDDPRQILAAQQNKARGEAVALMKADGVEYEDRMERLQDITYPKPLEELLFHAYNTYRTSHPWVGDHPLSPKSVIRDMYERALSFTEFTSFYELARTEGIVLRYLASAYKALEHTIPDDLKSEDLEDLIAWLGEMVRQVDSSLLDEWEQLANPEVMTAEEAQEKADQVKPVTANARAFRVLVRNALFRRVELAALDHVEELGELDAESGWDADAWGEAMDKYWDEYEDLGTGPDARGPKLLRIEEDPEHGLWRVRQTFADPNGDHDWGISAEVDLAASDEEGLAVVRVTDVGQL; this is encoded by the coding sequence ATGGCTGTTGCCCGCCCCATTTCCCTTGGTCTGACGCCCCGTCGGCGACACAGCGTAGCGTTCGTGATCTTCGTGGGGACCTCCGGTTCCCTGATCGGGTGGGAAGGAAGGCAAGATGGGGGTGTGACCCTTATCGATCAGCTGCCGCCCGACGCCGACCCCGATGCCCTCTTCGAAGCCTTCTCGTCGTGGGCCGAGGACCAGGGCATCACTCTCTATCCGGCCCAGGAGGAGGCGCTGATCGAGGTGGTCTCCGGGGCCAACGTGATCTTGTCCACGCCCACCGGCTCCGGCAAGAGCCTGGTCGCGGCGGGGGCGCACTTCACGGCACTCGCCCAGGACAAGGTCACCTTCTACACGGCGCCCATCAAGGCTCTGGTGTCGGAGAAGTTCTTCGACCTGTGCAAACTCTTCGGCACGGAGAACGTCGGCATGCTGACGGGCGACGCGTCCGTCAACTCCGACGCCCCCGTCATCTGCTGCACGGCCGAGGTCCTCGCCTCCATCGCGCTGCGGGACGGCAAGGACGCCGACATCGGCCAGGTCGTGATGGACGAGTTCCACTTCTACGCCGAGCCGGACCGCGGCTGGGCCTGGCAGATCCCCCTGCTCGAACTGCCGCAGGCGCAGTTCATCCTCATGTCGGCGACGCTCGGCGACGTCTCCATGTTCGAGAAGGACCTGACGCGCCGCACCGGCCGGCCCACCTCGGTCGTGCGGTCGGCAACGCGCCCGGTGCCGCTCTCGTACGAGTACCGGCTGACGCCGATCACCGAGACGATCACCGAACTCCTGGAGACCAGGCAGGCGCCGGTCTACATCGTCCACTTCACCCAGGCCCAGGCGGTCGAGCGCGCACAGTCGCTCATGAGCATCAACATGTGCACGCGCGAGGAGAAGGACAAGATCGCCGATCTGATCGGCAATTTCCGCTTCACCACCAAGTTCGGCCGCAACCTCTCCCGCTACGTGCGCCACGGGATCGGCGTGCACCACGCGGGCATGCTGCCCAAGTACCGCCGTCTGGTGGAGAAGCTCGCGCAGGCGGGTCTCCTCAAGGTCATCTGCGGCACCGATACCCTGGGCGTCGGCGTCAACGTGCCGATCCGCACGGTGCTGTTCACCGCCCTCACCAAGTACGACGGCAACCGTGTCCGCACGCTGCGCGCGCGGGAGTTCCACCAGATCGCCGGGCGTGCCGGGCGTGCGGGCTTCGACACGGCGGGCTTCGTGGTGGCACAGGCGCCCGAACACGTCATCGAGAACGAGAAGGCGCTGGCGAAGGCCGGCGATGATGCGAAGAAGCGCCGCAAGGTGGTCCGCAAGAAGGCGCCTGAGGGCTTCGTCGCCTGGTCCGAGAGCACCTTCGAGAAGCTCATCGCCTCCGAGCCCGAGCCGCTGACGTCCCGCTTCCGGGTCACGCACACCATGCTGCTGTCCGTGATCGCCCGGCCGGGCAACGCCTTCGAAGCGATGCGTCACCTCCTCGAGGACAACCACGAGCCGCGCAAGCAGCAGCTGAGGCACATTCGCCGGGCTATCGCGATCTACCGTTCCCTGCTCGACGGCGGGGTCGTGGAGAAGCTCGACGAGCCGGACTCCACGGGCCGCATCGTGCGCCTGACCGTCGACCTGCAGCAGGACTTCGCGCTCAACCAGCCGCTGTCGACGTTCGCCCTCGCCGCCTTCGAGGTCCTCGACCCCGAGTCCCCGTCGTACGCCCTCGACATGGTGTCCGTCGTCGAGTCCACCCTCGACGACCCGCGTCAGATCCTCGCGGCCCAGCAGAACAAGGCGCGGGGCGAGGCCGTGGCGCTGATGAAGGCGGACGGCGTCGAGTACGAGGACCGCATGGAGCGGCTTCAGGACATCACGTACCCCAAGCCGCTGGAGGAGCTGCTCTTCCACGCGTACAACACGTACCGCACGAGCCATCCGTGGGTCGGCGACCACCCGCTGTCCCCGAAGTCGGTCATCCGCGACATGTACGAACGGGCGCTGTCCTTCACGGAGTTCACGTCCTTCTACGAGCTCGCCCGCACCGAAGGCATCGTGCTGCGTTACCTCGCGAGCGCGTACAAGGCCCTGGAACACACCATCCCGGACGACCTGAAGTCCGAGGACCTGGAGGACCTGATCGCCTGGCTCGGGGAGATGGTCCGGCAGGTCGACTCCAGCCTCCTCGACGAGTGGGAGCAGCTCGCCAACCCCGAGGTCATGACGGCCGAGGAGGCTCAGGAGAAGGCGGACCAGGTCAAGCCGGTCACGGCCAATGCGCGCGCCTTCCGTGTCCTGGTGCGCAACGCGCTGTTCCGCAGGGTCGAGCTTGCCGCTCTCGACCACGTCGAGGAGCTGGGCGAGCTGGACGCCGAGTCCGGGTGGGACGCGGACGCCTGGGGCGAGGCCATGGACAAGTACTGGGACGAGTACGAAGATCTCGGCACCGGTCCCGACGCCCGAGGCCCCAAGCTGCTGCGCATCGAGGAGGATCCCGAGCACGGTCTGTGGCGCGTCCGGCAGACGTTCGCCGACCCGAACGGCGACCATGACTGGGGCATCAGCGCGGAGGTCGATCTCGCCGCTTCGGACGAGGAGGGCCTCGCCGTCGTCCGGGTCACGGACGTCGGTCAGCTCTGA
- a CDS encoding DUF6397 family protein, translating to MTGGTITQQAGGTTARPSVTPSCAAKELGLKRGEFDLAVMLGRIRTVGEAPGAQRRITREEIDRVRGDKSCLDALRKGVRVVGTTEGAELMHITTARFTRLARTGFLTPVKFYLNRYRTVVWLYLAEELEHFAASELNAALLKGRLPKTMRGRLEEGQDLRARNWRGRHTGFLLRQSEDPWERVAVMASLLDPVQIAEVVRDPYERAYINRLKPTPRSGQGAPGTPESPGASIVERLTTADDPDEIRWLRSSLLIGLVQARAQRPAPRPSRSAPRADHESSSHATEWTAPGDTAAVEESRGFMKWLRRRKP from the coding sequence ATGACCGGTGGCACCATCACGCAACAGGCCGGGGGAACGACCGCTCGGCCGAGCGTCACGCCGAGCTGTGCAGCCAAGGAGCTGGGGCTGAAACGCGGAGAGTTCGATCTCGCCGTCATGCTCGGGCGCATCCGCACGGTAGGGGAAGCGCCGGGTGCGCAGCGTCGCATCACCCGCGAGGAGATCGACCGCGTGCGCGGAGACAAGAGCTGTCTCGACGCGTTGCGCAAGGGCGTCAGAGTCGTGGGCACGACGGAGGGCGCCGAGCTCATGCACATCACCACGGCGCGCTTCACCCGCCTTGCGCGCACCGGCTTCCTGACACCGGTGAAGTTCTATCTGAACAGGTATCGAACCGTCGTCTGGCTCTACCTCGCCGAAGAGCTCGAGCACTTCGCCGCTTCCGAACTCAACGCCGCGCTCCTCAAAGGCCGCCTGCCCAAAACGATGCGAGGACGGCTCGAAGAAGGCCAGGACCTGCGGGCACGCAACTGGCGGGGACGTCACACCGGCTTCCTGCTCCGGCAGTCGGAGGATCCGTGGGAGCGGGTCGCGGTCATGGCATCGCTGCTCGACCCCGTGCAGATCGCGGAGGTCGTCAGAGATCCTTATGAACGCGCCTACATCAACCGGCTCAAGCCGACGCCCCGCAGCGGCCAGGGAGCGCCCGGAACACCCGAATCCCCCGGGGCGTCCATCGTGGAGAGGCTGACGACGGCAGACGATCCCGACGAGATCCGGTGGCTGCGCTCCAGCCTCCTGATCGGCCTCGTCCAGGCCCGTGCCCAGCGTCCGGCGCCGCGGCCGTCGCGATCGGCACCGCGTGCTGACCACGAGTCGAGCAGCCACGCCACGGAATGGACGGCGCCGGGCGATACCGCAGCGGTGGAGGAGTCCCGAGGGTTCATGAAGTGGCTGCGCCGCCGCAAACCCTAG
- a CDS encoding metal-dependent hydrolase: protein MMGPAHSLSGAAAWLGVGAAAAAAGHTMPWPVLLVGALICAGAALAPDLDHKSATISRAFGPISRGLCEIVDKLSYAVYKATRKQGDPRRSGGHRTLTHTWLWAVLIGAGASALAIFGGRWAVLGILFVHMVLAIEGLLWRAARGSSSDVLVWLLAATSAWILAGILDKPGNGADWLFTEPGQEYLWLGLPIVLGALVHDLGDALTVSGCPILWPIPIGRKRWYPVGPPKVLRFRAGSWVELKVLMPVFMLLGGVGGAAALNFI, encoded by the coding sequence ATGATGGGACCGGCACACTCACTGTCGGGAGCGGCGGCCTGGCTCGGGGTCGGCGCTGCCGCAGCAGCCGCGGGGCACACCATGCCCTGGCCGGTCCTCCTCGTAGGGGCGCTGATCTGCGCGGGAGCGGCACTCGCGCCCGATCTGGACCACAAGTCGGCGACCATCTCGCGAGCCTTCGGGCCGATCTCCCGGGGCTTGTGCGAGATCGTCGACAAGCTCTCGTACGCCGTCTACAAGGCGACCCGCAAGCAGGGGGACCCGCGTCGCTCGGGCGGGCACCGCACACTCACGCACACCTGGCTCTGGGCGGTGCTGATCGGAGCGGGCGCCTCTGCCCTCGCGATCTTCGGAGGGCGCTGGGCGGTCCTCGGGATCCTCTTCGTCCACATGGTGCTCGCGATCGAGGGCCTGCTGTGGCGGGCCGCCCGCGGGTCGAGCAGCGATGTGCTCGTATGGCTGCTCGCGGCGACGAGCGCCTGGATCCTCGCAGGGATCCTGGACAAACCGGGCAACGGTGCGGACTGGCTGTTCACCGAGCCCGGCCAGGAGTACCTGTGGCTGGGACTGCCGATCGTGCTCGGCGCCCTGGTGCACGACTTGGGGGACGCGCTGACTGTCTCCGGTTGCCCGATCCTGTGGCCCATCCCCATCGGCCGCAAGCGCTGGTACCCGGTCGGCCCGCCGAAGGTCCTGCGGTTCCGGGCCGGCAGCTGGGTCGAGCTCAAGGTGCTGATGCCGGTGTTCATGCTGCTCGGGGGAGTGGGCGGCGCGGCCGCGCTCAACTTCATCTGA
- a CDS encoding roadblock/LC7 domain-containing protein produces the protein MGQSMGLGWLLDDLTQRMEHVRHALVLSNDGLVTAASSELEREDAEHLAAVSSGLHSLAKGSGRHFHAGNVRQTMIEFDDAVLFVTAAGDGSCLCVLSTAEADMGQVAYEMTLLVNRVGEHLSVDARQPERTPVVDL, from the coding sequence ATGGGGCAGAGCATGGGGCTCGGCTGGCTGCTGGACGATCTCACCCAGCGGATGGAGCACGTACGGCACGCGTTGGTGCTGTCGAACGACGGCTTGGTGACCGCCGCGAGCTCGGAACTGGAGCGGGAGGACGCGGAACACCTGGCGGCGGTCTCGTCCGGACTGCACAGCCTCGCCAAGGGTTCGGGCCGCCACTTCCACGCCGGGAACGTCCGCCAGACGATGATCGAGTTCGACGACGCGGTTCTCTTCGTCACCGCTGCCGGCGACGGCAGTTGCCTGTGCGTCCTGAGCACGGCAGAGGCGGACATGGGACAGGTCGCCTACGAGATGACGTTGCTCGTGAACCGGGTCGGCGAACATCTCAGCGTGGACGCACGGCAGCCGGAACGCACCCCGGTCGTGGACCTCTGA
- a CDS encoding ABC transporter transmembrane domain-containing protein: protein MAAPSTDPGVPDRRGPARYLWWVIVSQPQRVLIGAVLGSAWMVCLTLPPYVLSRAIDDGLRPGDRSALIGWCAALFGIGLLNAWLAIMRHRTMTRIRLDAYFRTVRVVVDHATRLGAALPRRVSAGEVVTIGHSDVGVISQTLTVTGPGVGAVIAYFVVAALLLSVSPLLAVVVLVGVPLLAVLIGPFLGRLQGAEAAYRERQGALAAILGDLAGGLRVLNGLGGKEVFASRYREGSRRLRDEGYRVGSSMSWIQAFGIGLPTLFLAAVTWLAARMAAQGSITVGELVAVYGYVAVLVMPVMFLIEGSYDIGRGLVAARRVVDFLNLAPVDGEPPARAEPVPGPKEPSVLRDPLSGVEVVPGRLTALASSRASDATDIVDRLGRFTSSPATWGSVRLDDVALDEVRTRILVADNEADLFAGTLRAAVAGRCASDEEAISRAVDAAMARDIVLGLPDGLDATLDSHGRNLSGGQRQRVRLARALLAEPEVLLAVEPTSAVDAHTEANMAARLRTARTGFTTLVTTTSPLVLDQADVVLHVVDGRVAATGSHADLFARAPAYRRLVSRGTDKGAKDESHETEEQRAAERRTRPRPSDEPTHEALR, encoded by the coding sequence CCGTGCCATCGACGACGGTCTGCGACCGGGCGACCGCTCCGCCCTCATCGGCTGGTGCGCGGCACTGTTCGGCATCGGGCTCCTCAACGCCTGGCTGGCGATCATGCGGCACCGCACCATGACCCGGATCCGGCTCGACGCCTACTTCCGTACGGTGCGCGTCGTGGTCGACCACGCGACCCGGCTCGGTGCGGCCCTGCCCCGCCGGGTCTCGGCCGGCGAGGTCGTCACGATCGGTCACTCCGATGTGGGTGTGATCAGTCAGACCCTGACCGTGACGGGTCCCGGAGTGGGCGCGGTGATCGCCTACTTCGTGGTGGCCGCGCTGCTCCTGTCCGTCTCTCCGCTGCTCGCCGTCGTCGTGCTGGTGGGCGTGCCCCTGCTCGCCGTGCTGATCGGCCCCTTCCTCGGCCGTCTGCAGGGGGCCGAGGCGGCCTACCGGGAACGTCAGGGCGCCCTCGCCGCGATTCTCGGCGACCTCGCGGGCGGCCTCCGTGTCCTCAATGGCCTCGGCGGCAAGGAGGTGTTCGCGAGCCGGTACCGCGAGGGCTCGCGTCGGCTCCGTGACGAGGGCTACCGGGTCGGTTCGAGCATGAGCTGGATCCAGGCGTTCGGCATCGGCCTGCCCACCCTGTTCCTGGCCGCCGTGACGTGGCTCGCCGCGCGCATGGCCGCCCAGGGCAGCATCACGGTGGGCGAGTTGGTGGCCGTCTACGGCTACGTCGCCGTCCTCGTCATGCCCGTGATGTTCCTCATCGAAGGCAGCTACGACATCGGCCGAGGCCTGGTCGCGGCGCGGCGGGTCGTGGACTTCCTGAACCTGGCCCCCGTGGACGGGGAGCCTCCCGCGCGTGCGGAGCCGGTGCCCGGCCCGAAGGAGCCGTCGGTGCTGCGCGACCCGCTGTCCGGTGTGGAGGTCGTGCCCGGACGCCTCACCGCGCTGGCCAGTTCCCGTGCCTCCGATGCCACGGACATCGTCGACCGCCTGGGCCGCTTCACTTCTTCCCCTGCCACCTGGGGGTCGGTGCGCCTGGACGACGTCGCCCTGGACGAGGTCCGCACTCGCATCCTGGTGGCGGACAACGAGGCCGACCTCTTCGCCGGCACGTTGCGCGCGGCCGTCGCCGGCCGGTGCGCTTCGGACGAGGAGGCCATCTCCCGAGCGGTCGACGCGGCCATGGCCCGCGACATCGTGCTCGGCCTGCCGGACGGGCTCGACGCCACGCTCGACTCCCACGGCCGCAACCTGTCCGGCGGGCAGCGTCAGCGTGTCCGCCTGGCCCGGGCCCTGCTCGCCGAACCGGAAGTGCTCCTGGCCGTCGAACCGACCTCCGCGGTCGACGCGCACACCGAGGCGAACATGGCGGCCCGGCTCCGCACCGCCCGCACAGGCTTCACCACTCTCGTCACCACCACGTCCCCCCTCGTCCTTGACCAGGCCGACGTCGTCCTTCACGTGGTCGACGGCCGGGTGGCCGCGACCGGCAGCCACGCCGACCTCTTCGCCCGCGCCCCGGCCTACCGACGCCTGGTGTCGCGCGGCACCGACAAGGGCGCAAAGGACGAGAGCCACGAGACGGAAGAGCAGCGCGCAGCGGAGCGCCGCACCCGCCCTCGCCCCTCCGACGAGCCGACTCATGAGGCACTCCGATGA